The following DNA comes from Agromyces mangrovi.
CAGCGCAAGCTGAACCGCGCCGCATACCTGTTCATCACCCCGTTCTTCGTCATCTTCGTCGCGATGCTGATCGTGCCGCTCGGCTACGCCGGGTACCTCAGCCTCTTCGAGTCCCGCCTCATCGGCGGCGAGACGTTCGCCGGGTTCGCCAACTACGTCCGCGCCCTGCAGGACCCGGACTTCCTCGCCAGCATCGGCCGCATGGCCCTGTTCTTCGTCGTGCAGGTGCCGATCATGCTCGGGCTCGCACTGTTCTTCGCGCTCGCGCTCGACAGCGGTCGGGCACGCGGGTCGAAGGGCGCGCGCCTGCTCATCTTCATGCCGTACGCCGTGCCGGCGGTGGTCGCCACCCTCATGTGGGGTTACCTGTACGGCCCCGACTTCGGTCCGATCGCGCAGATCGCACGCAGCATCGGGTTCGGCACCCCCGACTTCCTCTCGCCCGAGAACATCCTCGGCTCGATGATGAACATCGTCACGTGGGAGTTCGTCGGCTACAACATGATCATCCTGTACGCCGCGCTCCGGGCGATTCCGTCGGAGCTGTACGAGGCCGCCGAGATCGACGGCGCCGGTCAGTTCCGCACCGCGTGGAGCGTGAAGATCCCGGCGATCCGCTCGGCGATCCTGCTGACGGTGATCTTCTCGATCATCGGCACGTTCCAGCTCTTCAACGAGCCGAGCCTGCTGAACACGATCGCGCCCGACGCGATCACCAATTCGTTCACGCCCAACTACTACGCGTACAACCTCGCGTTCATCAACCAGGAGCTGAACTACGCGGCGGCGATCGCGTTCCTCCTGGGCCTCGTGATCGCGATCGTGTCGTACGTCGTGCAGCTCAACGAGCAACGACGGGCGCGCAAGGAGAGGAGCGGAGCATGACCGATCTCGAGACCCGGGCCGCGGTCACCGTCGGCGCGAAGGGCGGCCGACGCAGCCCGTTCGGCCGCGGCGCCGCGACCGCCCGCCGCTTCGCCCCGGAGCGACGCCGCAACTGGATGCTCACCGTGCTGCTCTGGCTGTGCGTGCTCTACTTCATCCTGCCGCTCTGGTGGCTGCTCGTCTCCTCGACCAAGGACAACTCGGCGCTGTTCTCCACCTTCGGGCTCTGGTTCGGCGGCGAGCTGTCGCTCTGGGAGAACCTGCAGACGCTGTTCACGATCCGCGGCGGCATCTTCACGCGCTGGCTGCTGAACACCGTGCTCTACGCGGGCGTCTCGGCGGTCGGTGCGACCCTGCTCGCGGCCGCAGCCGGCTACGCGTTCGCGAAGTACCGCTTCCCGGGCTCCGCAGCGCTGTTCAGCATCATCCTCGGCGCCATCATGATCCCGCTCACGGCGCTCGCGCTGCCGACCTACCTGCTGTTCTCGCGGGCGGGCCTGACCGACACCCCGTGGGCGATCATCATTCCGTCGCTGGTCAGTCCGTTCGGCGTGTACCTCATGCGGGTGTACGCGGCCGACGCGGTACCCGACAGCATGATCGAGGCGGCGCGCGTCGACGGTGCGGGGGAGTTCCGCATCTTCTGGCAGGTCGGCCTCCGGCTGCTCGGGCCGGGCCTCGTGACGGTGTTCCTGTTCTCGCTCGTGGCGACCTGGAACAACTACTTCCTGCCGCTGATCATGCTGAACAGTTCGGACCTGTACCCGATCACGGTCGGGCTGGCCCAGCTCCAGTCGGCGGCGAGCGCCGGCGGCGGGTCGCAGGCGCTGTTCTCGACGGTGATCACCGGATCGTTCGTATCGATCCTGCCGCTCGTGATCGCATTCCTGTTCCTGCAGCGGTACTGGCAGTCGGGCCTCGCCACCGGCGGAGTGAAGGGATGAGTGCATCGTGACCATCTGGTACGGCGGGGACTACAACCCCGAGCAGTGGCCGCGCGAGGTGTGGGACGAGGACGTCTCGCTCATGCAGCAGGGCGGCATCAGCCTCGCGACCGTGGGCGTGTTCTCGTGGGCCCGGCTCGAGCCGCGGCCGGGCGAGTACGACTTCGGCTGGCTCGACGACGTGCTCGACACGCTGCACGCCGGGGGCGTGCGGGTCGACCTCGCCACGGCGACCGCCTCGCCGCCGCCCTGGCTGGCGAAGCGGCATCCGGAGACCCTGCCCGTCACCGAGCAGGGCGTGCGCCTCGCGGTCGGCAGCCGGCAGCAGTACTGCCCGAGCTCGCCGGTGTACCGGTCGTACGCGAAGCGCCTGGTCGAGCAGTTGGTCGCGCGCTATGCGGGGCATCCGGCACTCGAGCTCTGGCACGTCAACAACGAGTACGGATGCCACGTGAGCCACTGCTACTGCGAGGTGTCGGCCGACGCGTTCCGGGCGTGGCTCGAGGCGAAGTACGGCACGGTCGAGGAGCTGAACCGGGCGTGGGGCACCGCGTTCTGGTCGCAGCGCTACGACGCGTTCGACGAGGTGTCGCCGCCGTCGGCCGCGCCGAGCTTCCGCAACCCGACGCAGCTGCTCGACTTCGACCGGTTCTCGAGCGACGAGCTCATGGCCTGCTACTCGGCGGAGGTCGAGGTGATCCGCGCCGCCTCCGACGTGCCGATCACGACGAACTTCATGGGGTTCTTCAAGCCTGTCGACTACTGGAAGTGGGCGCCGCTCGTCGACGTCGTCTCCGACGACACGTACCCCGACCCGGCCGACCCCCGCTCGCCGGCGTACGCGGCGATGGTGCGCGACCTCATGCGCTCGCTCGGCGGCGGCAAGCCGTGGCTGCTCATGGAGCAGGCGCCGAGCGCGGTGAACTGGCGGGCCCGCAACGCGCCCAAGGCGCCCGGGCAGATGCGCGCCTGGTCGTACCAGTGCGTGGGGCGCGGTGCCGACGGCATCCTCTTCTTCCAGTGGCGGCAGTCGGCCGCGGGCGCGGAGAAGTTCCACTCGGGCATGGTGCCGCACGGCGGCACCGACACCCGTGTGTGGCGCGAGATCGCGCAGCTCGGGGAGAGCTGCGCGACCTGTCGGGCCCCGATGGGGGAGTCGAGGGCGGTCGGGTGCCTGCGGCGGTGGCGATCGCCCTCGACTGGGACAGCTGGTGGGCGATCGAGCAGCCGGCGTCGCCCACGACCGTGCCGTACCTGCAGGTGCTGTTCGCCTGGCACCGTGCGTTCACGTCGCTCGGGCACACGGTCGACTTCGTGCGCGCCGACGGCGACCTGTCGGCCTACGGCCTGGTCGTCGCGCCCGCGCACTTCGTGGCGACCGACGCGCAGGTCTCCGGGCTGGCCGCCTACGCCGACGGCGGCGGCACGCTCGTCGTCGGGTTCGGCACCGGCATCACCGACGAGGACCTGCGCATCCGGCTGGGCGGCTACCTCGGCGAGCCGCTGCGCGAGGCGCTGGGCGTCTGGGTGGAGGAGTTCGCGCCGCCGGCCGGGCCCGATCTCGCGGCGACCGGCGGGGGCGAGGTGCCGCCCGTCGGGCTGTCGGGTGAGGTGCTCGGGGCGGATGCCACGGGCTCGACCTGGGCCGAGGTCGTGCGCGTGACCGACGCCGACGTGCGCGCCACGTTCACCGACGGCGCGCTCGCGGGTTCGCCGGCCGTCACTCGCCGTGCTGCGGGCGACGGGTCGGCCTGGTACGTCGCCACGCTGCCCGACCCGGAGCCGCTGCGCGCGCTCGCCGCGGCGCTCGCCGCGGACGCGGGCGTCACGGCGCCCGAGCCCGCCGCGACCGGCGACGAGGTCGAGGTCGTGCGGCGCGGGGAGCTCACGTTCGTGATCAACCACGGGGCATCCGATGCCCGCGTGCTGCTGACCGGCACCGACGTGCTCACCGGTGCGGACGCCTCCGGCCTGGTGCTCGCGCCGCAGGGGGTCGCGATCGTGCACCCCTGACGTTCGGGGGTCGCTTTTCAGGAACTGGTTGCGACCCCGCGCACGGATGCTGCGTGGGGGCCCGGATCTCGGCCGGAATCGGCCGGATCCGGGCCCGTCACGCCGGGATCCGCCGTCGGGCCGGCTGGGGCTCCTGAAAAGTGACGGTCTTCGACGTCAGGCGGAGGCGCGGCGCTGCATCGCGAGGCGCACGGGGGCGCTCGCGGCGCCGTAGCCGTCGTAGCCGCCGCGGCGCTCGACGAGTTCGAAGAACACGCCGCCGATGGTCGGCGTGTAGAAGTGGATGAACTCGCCGCCCGAGCCGTCGCGGTCGTAGAGCAGGTCGAGCTCGCGCAGCTCGGCGAGCAGGGCCGGGTCGAGGTCGAACTGCGCGGCGAGGTCGTCGTAGTAGTTCGTCGGGATGCGGAGGAAGTCGAGCCCGGCGGCGCGCGCGGCCCGGGCGGCGGCGACCACGTCGTCGCAGCGCACGGCGACGTGCCGGTCGGGCACGGGCGCGGTCGGCGGTGCGAGGTTCATCGGCAGGCGCACAACGCCGTCGGCGGTGCGCATCACCTGGCTGAGCACCAGCCCCTGCGGGCCGGGCACGTCGGCCGACGACTGCGTCGTGAGCGAGAGCACGCTCGACGCGAAGAGCACGGCCTCGTCGAAGTCCTGCCAGCGGTAGCCGACGTTGGCGTGGTCGACCACACCCGACGCGCACGCGTCGGAGCCGGGGGAGCCGCCCTCGAACTCGGTGATCCACGAGGTGTCGGCGGGGCGGTCGCTCCAGTACACGACCGTGCCGTCGGGTGAGGCGACGCCGCGCAGCTCCTGCTCGCCCGCGTAGGTGCGCCGGAACGCCGCGGGCGCGCCGAGGGCCACGGCCCGGTCCACCGCGGCATCCGCGTCGTCGACCATCAGCCCGATGCCCGTGAGCCGCGGCGTCTCGTCGCGCACCTGCTCGTCGAGGATGATGCGCGCCTCGCCGGCGGTCCAGAGGCGCACGCGCTTGCTGCGGTGCCGGCCGCCGAACGCGAAGCCGAGCAGCTCGAGGGTCTCGTCGACGGCGGTGAGGTCGGCGCCGGCGATCTCGACGAAGTCGATGCCGCGCGCGACCTGCGGCTCGCCGAGCAGGTCGTCGGTCCAGCCGTTCGCCGCCGCGGTGCGGTCGGCGAGCCAGGTGAGCGACCGGCGGGCGTGGCCGGCGGTGCGCACGACGTCGGTCTGGCGGAACGTGTCGTTGAACACCTCGAGCGAGAGCGGGCCGGTGTACCCGGCGCGCAGCACGTGCGCGAGGAAGTCGGTCAGCGCGAAGTCGCCCTCGCCGGGGAAGAGGCGGTGGTGGCGGCTCCACGAGAGCACGTCCATGTCGAGCGCGGGCGCGTCGGCGAGCTGGAGGAAGAAGATCTTCTCGCCGTCGATCTCCTCGATGCCCGCGGGGTCGTGCCCGCGGGAGAGGATGTGGAAGCTGTCGAGGCACACCCCGAGATTCGGCCGATCGGCGCGCTGCACGATGCGCCAGGCGTGCCGGTAGTCGTCGACGAATCGGCCCCAGGCGAGCGCTTCGTAGGCGATGCGGATGCCCCGCTGCGCGGCCGCGTCGGCCAGGGCCGCGAGCTGTGCGGCGGCGACCTCGTCGTCGTCGATCGTGGCGGTGCCCGCGTTGCTGCAGACGAGGATGGTGTCCGCGCCGAGCCGCTGCATGACGTCGAACTTCGCCTCGGCGCGGCGGAGGTTGTCGGCGAAGACCTCGTCGGCGACGCCCTCGAGGTCGCGGAACGGCTGGAACAGGTCGATCGAGAGCCCGAGCCTCGCGCAGAGGGCCCGGATCTCCTCGGGGGACTCCATGGCGCCGATGAGGTCGGCGTCCATGATCTCCACTCCGTCGAAGCCGGCGTCGCTGCAGGCATGGAGCTTCTCGACCAACCCGCCAGAGAGGCAGACGGTGGCGATCGAAGTGCGCATGCATGTAATGTACCAGTTCGTACATACCGTGGGCAGGTCGAGTTCCGAGACCGGATCGAGACCTTCCGGGCTGGAGATCGACTTCGCGCGGTGCGTAATGTAATAACTGGTACGTATAACTGCGGCCCGAGGCGCTGCCGCCTCGACCGCCGGAACGGACAAGGGTGTTTCGTGACCGAACCTGAACGACCGCAGGGCAGGGTGCCCGTGCTGCGGCGCATCTCGAGGATCGTCTTCATCGCAGAACTCGCGATCGGGTCGATCGCGCTGCTGGCGATCCTCGCCTTCGTCTTCCTCCAGGCGCTGCAACGGTACCTGCCGATCGAGGGGTTCCCGTGGACGGGCGAGCTCGCCCGGTTCTCGCTCGTCTGGCTCACGTTCTCGGCGGCCGGCCTCCTCGTCACGAGCCGTGGCCACATCGCCCTCGAGGTCGTCGACGTTGCCCGCAACAAGATGCTCGTACGCATCGTGCAGGTGTTCGCGATGCTCGTCGTCGCCGCGACCGGCGTGGGCCTCACGCTCGAGGCGTGGGCGCTCATCGAGACGCAGGGGATCATCAAGTCGCCCGTGCTGCGCATGCCCATGTCGTGGGTCTACGTGCCCGTGCTCATCGGCGCCGCGAGCACCGCCATCCGCGCGACCATCGCCGCGATCGACGTGGCCGTGAACGGCCCCGTCATCAGCACCGACGCGTCCGCCGACGGCGCCGAGCCCGACCGGTCGGCCGGCAACGGCGAGCAGGAGGCGACCGCATGACGCTCGCGCTCCTCGGCCTCGCCATCGCGCTGCTGCTCGTGCTGCGCGTGCCCGTCGCATTCGCCTTCCTCGGGCCCGCCCTCGTCTACCTGGCCATCGAGGGGCAGTCCACAGGGTTCGCCCTCCGCCAGGTCACCAACGCCGCAGCCAGCTTCCCCCTGCTCGCCGTGCCCCTGTTCGTCTTCCTCGGCGCGCTCGCCAACCACGCGGGCATCGCCGACCGGCTGTTCCGGTTCGCACTCGCGCTGCTCGCGCGCCTGCGCGGCAACCTCGGCTACGTCGCGGTCGGCGTGAGCGTCGGGTTCTCCTGGATGAGCGGCTCGGCCGTCGCCGACGCCGCCGCGCTCGGCAAGGTGCAGATCCCGGCGATGCTCCGCGCCGGCTACAGCCGCCGGTTCGCGACCGGCCTCTCCGGCTCGTCGTCGCTCATCGCGCCGATCATGCCCCCGAGCATCCCGGCGGTCATCTTCGCGGGACTCGCCGCGGTGTCGACGGGCGCGCTCTTCGCGGCGTCCGTCATACCCGCCCTGCTCATGGCGGCGGGCCTCTGCGTCGTCGTCTGGGTGCTCGTGCGGCGCAACCCGAAGGTCACCCGCGGCGAGTTCGACCGCGCCGAGCTCGTCGCGTCGCTCAAGGGCGTCGTGCTGCCGCTCATCTCGCCGATCATCATCCTGGGCGGCATCCTCGGCGGCATCTTCACCCCCACGGAGGCGGCAGCGGTCGGCGTCGTCTACATCATCATCGTCGGCATCGTGCAGCGCTCGCTCAGCTGGCGCGGCTTCTTCGAGGCCGTGAAGGAGGCGGTGCTCACCACCGCGGGCATCATGCTGATCGTCGCCTCCGCGTCGCTGCTCGGGTACATCCTCGCG
Coding sequences within:
- a CDS encoding TRAP transporter small permease, which gives rise to MTEPERPQGRVPVLRRISRIVFIAELAIGSIALLAILAFVFLQALQRYLPIEGFPWTGELARFSLVWLTFSAAGLLVTSRGHIALEVVDVARNKMLVRIVQVFAMLVVAATGVGLTLEAWALIETQGIIKSPVLRMPMSWVYVPVLIGAASTAIRATIAAIDVAVNGPVISTDASADGAEPDRSAGNGEQEATA
- a CDS encoding TRAP transporter large permease gives rise to the protein MTLALLGLAIALLLVLRVPVAFAFLGPALVYLAIEGQSTGFALRQVTNAAASFPLLAVPLFVFLGALANHAGIADRLFRFALALLARLRGNLGYVAVGVSVGFSWMSGSAVADAAALGKVQIPAMLRAGYSRRFATGLSGSSSLIAPIMPPSIPAVIFAGLAAVSTGALFAASVIPALLMAAGLCVVVWVLVRRNPKVTRGEFDRAELVASLKGVVLPLISPIIILGGILGGIFTPTEAAAVGVVYIIIVGIVQRSLSWRGFFEAVKEAVLTTAGIMLIVASASLLGYILAIERLPQLLAEFFLGITDNPTVFLLLIAILMLILGTVIDATAILVLVVPILLPLVRDYGIDPIAAGVLMIVSLMVGLLTPPVGTVLFVTASVSKTRVGEVFRGSLPFLVPSLVIMLLLILVPDWVMWLPGVLGL
- a CDS encoding sugar phosphate isomerase/epimerase and 4-hydroxyphenylpyruvate domain-containing protein, with the protein product MRTSIATVCLSGGLVEKLHACSDAGFDGVEIMDADLIGAMESPEEIRALCARLGLSIDLFQPFRDLEGVADEVFADNLRRAEAKFDVMQRLGADTILVCSNAGTATIDDDEVAAAQLAALADAAAQRGIRIAYEALAWGRFVDDYRHAWRIVQRADRPNLGVCLDSFHILSRGHDPAGIEEIDGEKIFFLQLADAPALDMDVLSWSRHHRLFPGEGDFALTDFLAHVLRAGYTGPLSLEVFNDTFRQTDVVRTAGHARRSLTWLADRTAAANGWTDDLLGEPQVARGIDFVEIAGADLTAVDETLELLGFAFGGRHRSKRVRLWTAGEARIILDEQVRDETPRLTGIGLMVDDADAAVDRAVALGAPAAFRRTYAGEQELRGVASPDGTVVYWSDRPADTSWITEFEGGSPGSDACASGVVDHANVGYRWQDFDEAVLFASSVLSLTTQSSADVPGPQGLVLSQVMRTADGVVRLPMNLAPPTAPVPDRHVAVRCDDVVAAARAARAAGLDFLRIPTNYYDDLAAQFDLDPALLAELRELDLLYDRDGSGGEFIHFYTPTIGGVFFELVERRGGYDGYGAASAPVRLAMQRRASA
- a CDS encoding carbohydrate ABC transporter permease, encoding MSHAPALDDERPTAAAPQKRRVSANQRKLNRAAYLFITPFFVIFVAMLIVPLGYAGYLSLFESRLIGGETFAGFANYVRALQDPDFLASIGRMALFFVVQVPIMLGLALFFALALDSGRARGSKGARLLIFMPYAVPAVVATLMWGYLYGPDFGPIAQIARSIGFGTPDFLSPENILGSMMNIVTWEFVGYNMIILYAALRAIPSELYEAAEIDGAGQFRTAWSVKIPAIRSAILLTVIFSIIGTFQLFNEPSLLNTIAPDAITNSFTPNYYAYNLAFINQELNYAAAIAFLLGLVIAIVSYVVQLNEQRRARKERSGA
- a CDS encoding carbohydrate ABC transporter permease, which translates into the protein MTDLETRAAVTVGAKGGRRSPFGRGAATARRFAPERRRNWMLTVLLWLCVLYFILPLWWLLVSSTKDNSALFSTFGLWFGGELSLWENLQTLFTIRGGIFTRWLLNTVLYAGVSAVGATLLAAAAGYAFAKYRFPGSAALFSIILGAIMIPLTALALPTYLLFSRAGLTDTPWAIIIPSLVSPFGVYLMRVYAADAVPDSMIEAARVDGAGEFRIFWQVGLRLLGPGLVTVFLFSLVATWNNYFLPLIMLNSSDLYPITVGLAQLQSAASAGGGSQALFSTVITGSFVSILPLVIAFLFLQRYWQSGLATGGVKG
- a CDS encoding beta-galactosidase trimerization domain-containing protein yields the protein MAIALDWDSWWAIEQPASPTTVPYLQVLFAWHRAFTSLGHTVDFVRADGDLSAYGLVVAPAHFVATDAQVSGLAAYADGGGTLVVGFGTGITDEDLRIRLGGYLGEPLREALGVWVEEFAPPAGPDLAATGGGEVPPVGLSGEVLGADATGSTWAEVVRVTDADVRATFTDGALAGSPAVTRRAAGDGSAWYVATLPDPEPLRALAAALAADAGVTAPEPAATGDEVEVVRRGELTFVINHGASDARVLLTGTDVLTGADASGLVLAPQGVAIVHP